tggccttcaggccttgtgtgtgtggcgacttgcattaaaaaagaGAGAGATCTCTGTGGTCGTAAGAAAAACGCTGCATCGCAGCATCGTCTGcaaccattttgaaaaagaaaaccactTGGTGGGCATTGGTCTAGGTgtgattaagcttgggcgatatcacgatattatggaatatcgcgatattaatttgaaaacgatttcgatatcggatgaatttggttttaatcgaaataacgatatatcgcgatatatcgcgatatatcgcgaatcgcgataatcgcgatatatcgcgatatcgattaaatatcgcgatgtatttgctagctgagacatctcgcaccccataggtttggagtaaaatcAGAAGAATatgtcattagaacacctctcttttgctatgactgtctcttctacaactttcacttggagtttgaagactgatgatgtcaaatttaattaatcgcgattatatcgaatatcgcgatatattgtcggcgatatatcgtgaataaaataaatcgatatcgcccaagcgtGCGGTATGGCAAGTCAGTAGAAATATgcatattattacaaaggtaTACGGTAAAGTAAATTTCATATTTGTCTTTCATTCTATCTTAATAGACGAGAAGAAAAGACCATGCCTGCGAATAACAAATGACAATCAGTTTAAATACAAATCTGGCCAAAATGTACATTCAACAGTCAAGTTTACATCGAAGAAGGCAGCAATTATTTTATAATCCTGGCTTTATCCAAAGTATTAAATACAAGAACATCATCAATATTTCCTTTTGCACATTAGATTCTTGAGAAACAGTAACTCCCTTTCGGgagcaaacaataaaaaaaaaaaaaaactttctctgACTATTTACATGAATGTATACAGTTTATATTACAACTATGTACTCCCTGGCCCATGATCATCAAAGGAGGGCGCTGTTCCATTCAGTAGATGACCATTATCAAGCGAGGGCGCTACACCATTGGATAGTGGGCCTGGAATGGCTACAAGTCTTGTGTAAGAAGGCATTGTTTCTTCAGAGTAAATGCAGGGCTGTGATTGGCTCAATGAGGGACTCGAATCACTCCCGATAGCTTCACCGGTACCCAGCCGGTGGTAAACATCACCCCCGCCATCCTCATCATTCTCGGCGTCAAACTCTGCACTAGGAGGCACTTCCACCAACCCTCCATCGGTCTGGATGGTCGATAGTTTTAAATAGCTAGGCACTCGGTTCTCAGTACAAGTCTCTCCATACCCGGAGTCAGTTGAATCCAGTGCAGACCGGCCTAAACCGGTATGAAGCCGTTCCAATGAGACAGAACCTGGTAGATGCACAAATAAAGCGGATAACTTTCCTGATCCACCTGTGGTTGATCCAGGCGAGAGTGGATCCTTCTCGTGAAAGTCCTCAGATGAGTTTGCTGAGTCcgtactggtccttgacaactTCCGACATGAGTCGACCTCACAAAGGAGGCGATCCGATTCCTTGGACGCCTCTTCCCGTAGTTTCACATAATCAGCTTCACCGTGGTCCGCTGCGCATCCTCCTTCAGCGCAGGGCTGAGATAAATGCGTGTTCCCCAAGATGCCGTTTGGAATGACTCCGTTCGGAGTGCAATGGTTGGGGGGCAAATCAAAGACTTCCCTCTCGATGTCTCGACGTGGGACGCGACCATCAAGAATTCTTTCAAACTGCGGGGAAAGAACCaacaaaacattaaaggaaATTGACAGTACTATTTAAGAGACATGGGCCAACCAGGGTGGGGTTTGTACCCCCTTAATTAAAAGTGATACTTCCAGGCCATGGGCTGACCAGGGCGGGATTCGAAACCCCTTGACTAATAGTGCTACATTAAGGGCCATGGGCTGACCAGGGCGGGATTCGAAACCCCTTGACTAATAGTGCTACATTAAGGGCCATGGGCTGACCAGGGCGGGATTCAAAACCCCTTGACTAATAGTGCTACATTAAGGGCCATGGGCTGACCAGGGCGGGATTCAAAACCCCTTGACTAATAGTGCTACATTAAGGGCCATGGGCTGACCAGGGCGGGATTCGAAACCCCTTGACTAATAGTGCTACATTAAGGGCCATGGGCTGACCAGGGCGGGATTCAAAACCCCTTGACTAATAGTGCTACATTAAGGGCCATGGGCTGACCAGGGCGGGATTCGAAACCCCTTGACTAATAGTGCTACATTAAGGGCCATGGGCTGACCAGGGCAGGATTCGAAACCCCTTGACTAATAGTGCTACATTAAGGGCCATGGGCTGACCAGggcgggattcaaaccccctTGGTGAACTGACCAGGGGCCGTTttaacaaagcaataaaattcatcgcaagacaaattgtctgtattaccatagtgatttatattgtattattattcacactttacttagcaattacgattgatttgcaattttagatctttgtgaagGTGGCcccaggccaggattcgaacctctAACGATCAACTCACCTGTTCGGGTGCAATGAAGTAGATGGATGGCACCGGCTTGAGCATCCATTTGATGCAATGCCAGCTTAACCCAACTAGAGTAAGAATGACCAAGACTCCTATCACTGCTACTACAGTGACATTCACTGAAGAAAGATCTAAATGAAGAGAGGGTTGAAAGAATTGCTTCGATTATTCGGGGTTTGGTTTGAGATTACTAAAGTCCTAGTCTAAGAAATCATTATTTATTCAAAGTGATCATTTGATAATTAAGTCCTTGTCTaataaatcatttttgtttaataaaccaTTATTTACAGTGATCATTTGATTTAATATTAAAGTCCTAGTCTAacaaatcattattatttatttaacatgtttaaagtgATCATTTGATTATTAAAGTCCATGTCTAATAAATTTAACAACCTCAACTGttcaaaaatgtaaacaaacaaacaaataagcaaaCTTGAGGGTGAAATTATTacttgaattattattattagtagtagtagtagttggagaaaattatttgtttgtaaactgcctaccaaccaaaaggaccgacATGTATGGTATAAGttataaatgtaaaaactaGTTCTAGGCCtaatgttttgaccctagcagtgTGTATCTCATAGGCTAAGATACAAGACACACCTGAACAGGTATCCAAAAGTAAGAAAGGTAGAAATAGATGAATAAAGAGAGGCAGAAAGCACTAAGAAAAAGCAAGGGggttaaacaataaataggaaAGTGGAAACAAAATAGATAAATATAAAGCTGCAGAGCAGCAAAGGTTGgattaaaaacaattcacaTTATCAGATAGcaataacaatacaaatatcCATGACcaataaaacttaaaacaatAAAGACCCAAACTGCGgcaaaaaaaattgagaaaattgACGGAGAAAAGAAATGCATTGTAAAATCATTTGTATTTGGTATACAACACCATGTGacaataaaaatttaaacaagtgAAAAGTTCAAAGTTTTGCCCAAAATAAAGTTTGTGAATTCAGCCTTGAATGTGTGTATGTTTTGACCACAGTTTTAACATATTGATGTACTGCATTACCAAAGCTGTCACCCTTTGCATCGTACATTTTGtccaacaatcagggagatattgaGGAACAAATTCTACATAATAGGGAACAACATTCCATAATAAGGggaattttcaaatttgtacatatcagaacatagaaatattggtttattttctggGAACTTTCACTTTTCAGTTTTTAGGGAaatgcagaatcagggagagttggctcTCTGAAAAGCAATGGCACTAAGAAGGTTTAGACGATAAtattttttgattttatttattataatgagtagggtagatggcctttgctttcgatccaaaccagaGGCCCACACTAAACAAGTACaaccaaatacatatccatttgtAGAAAAgaaagaggggaaagggatgAGGGAGTGGGAAAAGATAAAAGATAAAATGGATATGGTTATTACAAATATAAAACACTATACAAGCAAATCGTGCATCAGGACAATACAAAGTATGGTTGGATTAGAATACAACAATCTAAACAAGATTTGATTACACAATCAACAGCACTACAAGCGCCAATAATAGGATGATAAGAAATGAGAAGAAATGCCAAGACATAGCTATGGGAGGTGGAAAACCATGCAATctagtagggactgaaaacccaatccacatgcaaggctccggtctgaggtgggattcgaaccaggtgCCACAGAGGTGAAAAGCAGAGatagaaaccactgagccaacctgagataataacaacattcagtttttatattataagttatcacacaagcgcgagtggaatacggaaaaatatagcgcttctgcgtcccatatccaacgaagccgaaggccgagttggatatgggacgcagacgcgctatatttttccgtattccactcgcgcgcgtgtgataacgtatttatcttcaagcaaacttggcgcgtgttaagaacacacaagacgcttggtagtgatattagctgttatatataggtttttatcaccactccattctgccaatctgattggaggattagcgcgtacttgaagataaagggCTTTATACACCGTGTCTCAAGGGGCTTCCAATATTttttacccctgatcactgggtCTTTTCGTTccctaaaccatctcagctcccttgggaatatacagcctgtgctgccaaatatgtagcgcacctagctaatcaatcacaagaaccatctctgccctcacaggtacccatttacccctgggtggagagaagcaattatagttaagtgtcttgctcagggacacaagtgtcatgaccaggattcgaacccacactctgctgagcagaaacaccagagctcgagttcgatgctcttatccgctcggccaagaCGTCACATTTGTTTAATTGTATTGACTTACATTGCGGGTACTCCTGTGGTATATCAATGATCGTCCTTGGCGAGGCACCAGCGCTGTTGAAAGCTTCGACGGCAAACTTGTACTTCTGAAATCGCTCAAGATCTGAGCAGATTCaacataaatattattattattaacgccCATTATAAGCAAcacatacacaacacatgagaaGAAAGTCATATATCATCatataagaaaaaccaaacaaaGCATAAGTaacattaatttataaaaaacacatttcaaaacaGAAGGAATCCCTTGTGTGACATTCTACTGTTTATGGGAAAACAGTCACTGGTACACAGCAAAAGGGAACTCGTTTCTTAAAACACCTAAGAACCAGTTCAGTCTTTGCAAAATCgcgatacaatgttttttttgcacTGATGTGTTTGTACTTATGTGACAAAATTAATGAGAAAGGCCACTCCTTAATTTTTAGAGCTCGCTGCTTACCATTGATCACCAGACTAGTCTGCGAGGCGTTCAGTGTCACATTGGATATGACATCTCTCTGTATGATAGTCACGTTCATcacattgtatccaatgataaTGCCGCGTCTGTGCTCTACCGGTAGTGGctgtgaagaaaagaaaatcagGGCTTCATTATCAAGAGGCTCTCCAGCAGACTGTAGGTCTTGGGTCTCAGAACTTGACACCACACTGAAGACAAACCTATaatggaagtgttgtggccgagcggttaaagggacacgttgccttagatcaaacgagttggtccatgaaaagcgtttgaaaacgtttgttataaaatggttagaaagatgttttgaaattttttcgaaattgcatggttttcctttagacattatgaactaacacggcacgccattttgtggagtcaagtttttgactcctcaaaatggccgaccatgttagtttgcaaagtaaaaagcaACGTGTCTctttaagagcaccaaattcaaactctggtgtttctgatcagcagagtgtgggttcgagtctcagtcatgacacttgtgcccttaagcaagacacttaaccattgcttcgtcctacggatgggacgtaaagccattggtcctgtgtgttgtgtaacgctcGTGAAAACGCCTAGTGCACTTACATGCATcaaaaaagagaagggtttgccccggtgttcctggtttgattggcgcCACAGCACctcacatggtgctatgtaaatgggggtctcataattcaaatgtagtcccatcTACCTTTCCATCTTCTTGTTATCGGAAAAAATtctatcagtttttatcccccaaaatttgaatatgagaaacgCTTCTGTCAGGtaggtttctcagattgtgtattccaactatagattttttttcctgcaaggacATAACCGCTTTTTCGaaaacaaccaaccaaccataaattgtcacaggttagttttattgtatatacatgtatctacaaTTATATAGGGTTTCAAAAAATCAACGATTACAAATACCACATATACACTTTTCCTTTAAACATACCTCCCATTCTAAGACCACATGACGAAGAGACTCATTCCGTTCACTGACACTCGAGGAAAAGGTGACGTTCAATTTCAAATCTGGATCTACAACAGAAACAAAAGAAgttacaaaattatttattttcaaaaaatgttaTCTGTAAAAACGAAATGCGATTGCTGTTCAACCTACACGTtgactctaccaactgagctatctacctAGATATTGATGgtctcccttttttgtcaatcTCTTTGTTTTAGAAACGTTGCCCCACCCCTTCaggggaaaataataataataatttgggaggctactCATCCTTAGTCACAGCTAAGAGCTAAATTGCGGAGGACGCGGCTAcagcgtgttcgagaagcaggcattcaagggcgcctttggcagccagccagatcaacccattatgaccacggagcacagcaacggatcaaaagtgtttattttttcccgagggaggaaaactggatggtatggaaaaccctcgtggcacagcagagaaccaacgcacaactcaactcacatacgGACATGGCCGGGTATCGtatggtgagaggcgagcgctttacacacaagccaaccgtAAACTTACTCTGCTCTAGGGTTCTCTTGCACACCGTTTCAGACCAGCTACTCCACGGGCAACCAGTCATTCTGGCGGCGACTTTGACACAGTAAATCGTGTATGCGTCCAGATATTGCGGAAATGGCAACTCCGTCTGATGGTCTCTAAGCTCCTTATCCGACAAGGGTCCAGGAAACTATTTcacaaaaacaagtattaaGAGTTATTTTAAAATTGGTTAATCTTATGGTATGTCGTGGACGAGCaggtctagttcaccggacccaagctcagggccaaatttcataaagctgttaagcagaaaattctgcattGCAAACTTCCTTTCTATgcaagaaatgagcaggaacagcaatggtaaatgtacagaatgttggctggtaacctatttttatgaagcaagagttttctgtgcttagcaaatttttttgcctccaggctttatgaaatttggccatggtgttgtcagcagcagagtgtgggttcgaatcccggtcatgacatttGTAGCAGGGCAGTGAACCATGATTGCTTGGTAACAAGTTGGGAAATTATCACATTTTGCTCTactagccaggctcctagtgaatGCTACCCATGCCTTCATCCTTACacactgtgaagggggtaaccctgtttcagccccaggtgTAGGTgacaacatgcccctggtgatTTGATTTGAGTCAACAGCCCAAATCATTTATGTGTatccctcaccttgaagttTTTGGGGAATATCCACAAGACTAAAAGTAAAGTGAGTTGAATCTATCTAGTTTTTCTTTAATAAATGTATATCTTTCAATAATCAACATAATTGAAGGATATTTATCACACTCACAGCCAAGTATTTGTCCACAAGGTAGCCTATTATACATCTTATactcacccctgggaacgaggtttgGCCTGAGGTTCAGTGTTAATTTCTCATAAactcataaaataaaacaaaaaatccaaaCTAGTATCTTAAAGTCCACAAAAATACTTATGTAAAGATTCAATATAAATATGTAGCTCCTATTGCAGATCATGTTTCATCAgagtgttatttttgttttttcgtaTTGGTTTATTTCCGGTCATCCCTGTCCTAAGAAGCATCCTATATCACTTTCATACAGTTGTAATAATATGATTTGTCTCTGCAGTTGAAACCGTAACTCAATTTTCACTTTGAGGCATGCAGTTAATTGCATCAAATAAACTTTCAGGCACTGCAccccttggtaattgtcaacgagcagtcttctcacttggtgtatctcgacattaggataattataataaacctacctccatggatacTGTAGGAGAGCGATCTTTGATGAAGTACTCAATCTTGTACATGAGATGCGTAACATAGTACAACCTCCACTCATCAGGAAAGTCCCACTCGATGTGTAAGCGGGACTGTGGGGTCGCTTTGACGCGAACATTCTTAGGGGGGTTCGA
The nucleotide sequence above comes from Asterias rubens chromosome 12, eAstRub1.3, whole genome shotgun sequence. Encoded proteins:
- the LOC117297622 gene encoding interleukin-6 receptor subunit beta-like — its product is MVCRQVTCHFPRCLTCTLHLAMALFLVSTTRGLHKAEAQGTVEIYPEEPTLKVGQALTLTCEINHPNLISAVDIQWSHDGEPLSSELYSALDTKRSRLVIPRAGFQDSGVYACNTEKSAQLGSNSTEVNIGDPPSAAKDLKCFSRDNFDITCEWMPGSDTNIPTFDYLFYVPQPSSSNPGNVEWETCRSVLPGNTSCVLEEVHETYYFYVLSVNRLGNASTAPISFDHETETVSNPPKNVRVKATPQSRLHIEWDFPDEWRLYYVTHLMYKIEYFIKDRSPTVSMEFPGPLSDKELRDHQTELPFPQYLDAYTIYCVKVAARMTGCPWSSWSETVCKRTLEQNPDLKLNVTFSSSVSERNESLRHVVLEWEPLPVEHRRGIIIGYNVMNVTIIQRDVISNVTLNASQTSLVINDLERFQKYKFAVEAFNSAGASPRTIIDIPQEYPQYLSSVNVTVVAVIGVLVILTLVGLSWHCIKWMLKPVPSIYFIAPEQFERILDGRVPRRDIEREVFDLPPNHCTPNGVIPNGILGNTHLSQPCAEGGCAADHGEADYVKLREEASKESDRLLCEVDSCRKLSRTSTDSANSSEDFHEKDPLSPGSTTGGSGKLSALFVHLPGSVSLERLHTGLGRSALDSTDSGYGETCTENRVPSYLKLSTIQTDGGLVEVPPSAEFDAENDEDGGGDVYHRLGTGEAIGSDSSPSLSQSQPCIYSEETMPSYTRLVAIPGPLSNGVAPSLDNGHLLNGTAPSFDDHGPGST